One Hyphomicrobium album genomic window carries:
- a CDS encoding peptide chain release factor 3 has translation MPNDAAPTVSAPAPGGAAGKLAAEIKRRRTFAIISHPDAGKTTLTEKLLLFGGAIQLAGQVKAKKDGRNTRSDWMAIEKARGISVVTSVMTFEYEGAVFNLLDTPGHEDFSDHTYRTLTAVDSAIMVIDAAKGIEARTRKLFEVCRLRDIPIITFINKLDRESREPLELLDEIEKVLALDTAPMVWPIGMGRTFRGTYDLQTPRIRRVDEAHEGLPVSGPDDPMFETLLEPDDLAKWREDIDLVRDLCGAFDLKAFRDGTLSPVYFGSALRNFGVRDLLDALISYAPPPLSRKAATRTIEATEPAMTGIIFKIQANMDPNHRDRMAFMRLCSGRLTRGMKVKHVRTDKIMALTAPQFFFAQDRSLAEEAYAGDVVGIPNRGTLRIGDALTEGEDVQFLGIPSFAPEILRRIRLGDAIKAKKLKDALKEMAEEGVVQLFSPIDGMQPIVGVIGALQLDVLGDRLTHEYGLSTGFEPAPCEVMRWIEADDKTKLTRFIEANRSSIAADADGDCVYMAPSVFSLNWVAERNPDITFKDVKAVTQG, from the coding sequence ATGCCCAACGACGCAGCTCCAACCGTGTCCGCGCCCGCCCCGGGCGGTGCGGCGGGTAAGCTCGCCGCCGAGATCAAGCGGCGGCGCACGTTCGCCATCATCTCGCATCCCGACGCCGGCAAGACCACGCTGACCGAGAAGCTGCTTTTGTTCGGCGGCGCCATTCAGCTCGCCGGGCAAGTGAAGGCGAAGAAGGACGGGCGCAACACGCGTTCGGACTGGATGGCCATCGAGAAAGCGCGCGGCATTTCCGTCGTCACCTCGGTGATGACGTTCGAGTACGAGGGCGCCGTCTTCAACCTGCTCGACACGCCGGGCCACGAAGACTTCTCCGACCACACGTACCGCACGCTGACGGCCGTCGACTCGGCGATCATGGTGATCGACGCCGCCAAGGGCATCGAGGCGCGCACGCGCAAGCTCTTCGAGGTGTGCCGGCTGCGCGATATCCCGATCATCACATTCATCAACAAGCTCGACCGCGAGTCGCGCGAGCCGCTGGAGCTCCTCGACGAAATCGAGAAGGTCCTAGCGCTCGACACCGCGCCCATGGTCTGGCCCATCGGTATGGGCCGCACGTTCCGCGGCACTTACGACCTGCAGACGCCGCGCATCCGCCGTGTCGACGAGGCGCACGAGGGTCTGCCCGTGTCGGGGCCGGACGACCCGATGTTCGAGACGCTGCTCGAGCCGGACGATCTTGCCAAGTGGCGCGAGGACATCGATCTGGTGCGCGATCTCTGCGGCGCGTTCGACCTGAAGGCCTTTCGCGATGGCACGCTGTCGCCGGTCTATTTCGGCAGCGCGCTGCGCAATTTCGGCGTGCGCGATCTGCTCGATGCGCTGATCTCCTATGCACCGCCACCGCTGAGCCGCAAGGCTGCGACGCGCACCATCGAGGCGACCGAGCCGGCGATGACCGGCATCATCTTCAAGATCCAGGCGAACATGGACCCCAACCACCGCGACCGCATGGCGTTCATGCGGCTGTGCTCGGGGCGGCTGACGCGCGGGATGAAGGTGAAGCACGTGCGCACCGACAAGATCATGGCGCTGACGGCGCCGCAGTTCTTCTTCGCGCAGGATCGCTCGCTGGCCGAAGAGGCTTACGCGGGCGACGTGGTCGGCATTCCCAATCGCGGCACGCTTCGGATCGGCGATGCGCTGACCGAAGGCGAGGACGTGCAATTCCTCGGCATCCCTTCGTTCGCGCCGGAAATCCTGCGCCGCATCCGGCTCGGCGACGCCATCAAGGCGAAGAAGCTGAAAGATGCGCTGAAGGAGATGGCCGAGGAAGGCGTGGTGCAGCTGTTCTCGCCCATCGATGGCATGCAGCCCATCGTCGGCGTCATCGGCGCGCTGCAGTTGGACGTTCTGGGTGACCGGCTAACGCACGAGTATGGGTTGTCGACCGGCTTCGAGCCGGCACCGTGCGAGGTGATGCGCTGGATCGAGGCGGACGACAAGACGAAGCTCACCCGTTTCATCGAGGCGAACCGCTCGTCGATCGCGGCCGATGCCGACGGCGATTGCGTCTACATGGCGCCGTCAGTGTTCAGCCTCAATTGGGTCGCCGAGCGCAATCCCGACATCACTTTCAAGGACGTGAAGGCGGTCACCCAGGGCTAG
- a CDS encoding pyridoxamine 5'-phosphate oxidase family protein, with protein sequence MPVDTQKHLYDLVKHFGTAMVITRRPDGRAHARPMAVAQLEAGLNAYFATSIDSPKVGEIENDPRVAIAFQSHSEDAVMYGKATIVRDRDLIHRLWSEPWRLWFPKGKDDPSICLVHFEPEEGEYWDRSGTEGIGFLFEAGKALMQGRKADVEDDPKQHAKVRLVK encoded by the coding sequence ATGCCCGTCGACACCCAGAAGCACCTATATGATCTGGTGAAGCATTTCGGGACGGCGATGGTGATCACACGCCGTCCCGACGGCCGCGCGCACGCGCGTCCCATGGCGGTGGCGCAGCTTGAGGCTGGCCTCAACGCCTACTTCGCCACGAGCATCGACTCGCCGAAAGTCGGCGAGATCGAAAACGATCCACGGGTCGCCATCGCCTTTCAGAGCCACTCTGAGGATGCGGTCATGTATGGCAAGGCGACGATCGTGCGCGATCGCGACCTCATCCACAGGCTTTGGTCGGAGCCCTGGCGTCTGTGGTTCCCCAAAGGCAAGGACGACCCGTCCATCTGCCTCGTCCACTTCGAACCTGAGGAAGGTGAGTATTGGGATCGCAGCGGGACGGAAGGCATCGGCTTTCTGTTCGAGGCTGGCAAGGCGCTCATGCAGGGGCGCAAGGCGGACGTGGAAGACGATCCCAAGCAGCACGCGAAGGTGCGCCTGGTGAAGTAG
- a CDS encoding outer membrane protein: MRQIYLAAASLAAAAVASMTPARAQVTNPWNGFYVGVNGGYAWQDAGGTFDNLDTNTRLNGFDLNGAVVGGQVGYNWQSSQLLIGVEFDAMTLADGGENINSPSVPNASVLGADMNYLASVRARLGWAINNWLLFGSVGWGFSEFEFTQNVPATGFAHKIRLDDSGLAYGGGVEWMMTYGVSLRAEYLRYDIGASSPLPVGNPSVDLGDRIAFDNVDVARAALNIKLSH; this comes from the coding sequence TTGAGACAGATTTATCTTGCGGCCGCATCGCTGGCCGCTGCCGCGGTGGCCAGCATGACGCCGGCCCGGGCACAGGTGACCAACCCGTGGAACGGCTTCTACGTCGGCGTCAACGGCGGCTATGCTTGGCAGGACGCTGGTGGCACATTCGACAACCTGGACACCAACACGCGCCTCAATGGCTTCGACCTCAACGGCGCCGTCGTGGGCGGCCAGGTCGGCTACAATTGGCAGAGTTCGCAACTGCTGATCGGCGTCGAATTCGATGCCATGACGCTCGCCGACGGCGGCGAGAACATCAACTCGCCGAGTGTGCCGAACGCGTCGGTCCTGGGCGCCGATATGAACTACCTCGCCAGCGTCCGCGCCCGCCTCGGTTGGGCGATCAACAACTGGCTGCTGTTCGGCTCGGTCGGCTGGGGCTTCTCGGAGTTCGAGTTCACCCAGAATGTGCCGGCCACTGGATTCGCCCACAAGATCCGTCTCGATGACTCCGGCCTCGCCTACGGCGGCGGCGTCGAGTGGATGATGACCTACGGCGTGTCGTTGCGCGCGGAATACCTGCGCTACGATATCGGCGCCAGCTCGCCGCTGCCCGTCGGCAATCCGAGCGTCGATCTCGGCGATCGCATCGCCTTCGACAACGTCGACGTGGCGCGCGCGGCACTCAACATCAAGCTCAGCCACTGA
- a CDS encoding PQQ-dependent sugar dehydrogenase produces the protein MAPRPLHSRVLLCGALAASMSVLVTAPALSAEASCPQTDTGIVLPKGFCASVFADKIGHARQIAVAPNGTVFVNTWSGVYYNNDTPPDGGFLVALKDMDGDGRAEHVERFGQTFADGGKGGTGVYLYKDWVYAELNDKIVRYALKDDEITPTGNAEVVLSGMPITGDHPMHPFIIDTDGNLFVSMGSATNACELKNRMPQSKGHDPCTELEARAGIWRYDANKLGQVFSPKERYASGNRNPEGFDFDEAGRIFVTQHGRDQLHENWPKLYTAEQGFNLPAEEVTVLKEGAAYGWPKCYYDDQQKKLVLGPEYGGDGGKAVGDCDKAEPPVAAFPAHWAPNDLKIYKSEDFPAGYRGGAFIAFHGSWNRAPGPQGGYNVVFQPLKDGKPSGDWIVFADGFAGVHKDPGRAAHRPSGLAVGPYGALYVSDDKAGRIWRITYEGDPDAKGIEAAPAPKQSAAASPGALPPEGVHPDAGNAPKLPVPEGATQAQVDLGAKVFAGEVGGATCAGCHGTGGIGTPVGPDLTTGKWLWGDGSLKSITDTIANGVPEPKQHPGAMPPMGGVELSKDDAAAVSAYVWALGH, from the coding sequence ATGGCTCCCCGACCCCTTCATTCGCGCGTACTGCTCTGCGGCGCGCTCGCCGCCTCCATGTCCGTGCTTGTCACTGCACCGGCCCTCAGCGCCGAGGCAAGCTGTCCGCAAACCGACACCGGCATCGTTCTGCCCAAGGGGTTTTGCGCCAGCGTCTTTGCCGACAAGATCGGCCACGCCCGGCAGATAGCGGTCGCCCCCAATGGCACGGTGTTCGTCAACACCTGGAGCGGCGTCTACTACAACAACGACACGCCGCCCGACGGTGGCTTTCTCGTCGCCTTGAAGGACATGGACGGCGACGGCCGCGCCGAGCACGTCGAACGCTTCGGACAGACGTTCGCCGACGGTGGCAAGGGCGGCACCGGCGTCTATCTCTACAAGGACTGGGTCTACGCCGAGCTCAACGACAAGATCGTTCGCTACGCGCTGAAGGACGACGAGATCACGCCGACGGGCAACGCCGAGGTCGTGCTCTCCGGGATGCCGATCACCGGCGACCACCCGATGCATCCGTTCATCATCGACACCGACGGCAATCTCTTCGTCTCGATGGGCTCGGCGACGAACGCGTGCGAATTGAAGAACCGCATGCCGCAGTCGAAGGGACACGATCCCTGCACCGAGCTCGAGGCGCGCGCCGGAATCTGGCGCTACGACGCCAACAAGCTCGGCCAGGTGTTCTCACCCAAGGAACGCTACGCGTCCGGCAACCGCAACCCGGAAGGCTTCGACTTCGACGAGGCCGGCCGCATCTTCGTCACCCAGCACGGCCGCGATCAATTGCACGAGAACTGGCCGAAGCTCTACACGGCCGAGCAAGGCTTCAACCTTCCGGCCGAGGAGGTGACGGTCCTCAAGGAGGGCGCAGCCTACGGCTGGCCCAAGTGCTACTACGACGACCAGCAGAAAAAGCTCGTGCTCGGGCCCGAGTACGGCGGCGACGGCGGCAAGGCGGTCGGGGACTGCGACAAGGCGGAGCCGCCGGTTGCAGCGTTCCCCGCGCACTGGGCGCCGAACGACCTCAAGATCTACAAGAGCGAGGACTTTCCGGCCGGCTATCGCGGCGGCGCCTTCATCGCCTTCCACGGCTCGTGGAACCGCGCCCCGGGTCCGCAGGGTGGCTATAACGTCGTCTTCCAGCCGCTGAAGGACGGCAAGCCGTCGGGCGACTGGATCGTCTTCGCCGATGGCTTTGCCGGCGTGCACAAGGACCCGGGGCGCGCCGCGCATCGTCCCTCCGGGCTCGCGGTCGGGCCCTATGGCGCGCTCTACGTGAGCGACGACAAGGCCGGGCGCATCTGGCGCATCACTTACGAGGGCGATCCCGACGCCAAGGGCATCGAGGCGGCCCCCGCGCCGAAGCAGAGCGCAGCAGCGTCACCTGGTGCTCTGCCGCCGGAAGGTGTCCACCCCGACGCCGGCAACGCGCCGAAGCTGCCGGTGCCCGAGGGCGCCACGCAGGCCCAGGTCGATCTCGGCGCCAAGGTGTTCGCGGGCGAGGTGGGCGGCGCGACGTGTGCGGGCTGCCATGGCACCGGCGGCATCGGCACGCCGGTCGGTCCCGACCTGACGACCGGCAAGTGGTTGTGGGGCGACGGCAGCCTCAAGTCGATCACCGACACGATCGCCAACGGCGTGCCGGAGCCCAAGCAGCATCCGGGTGCCATGCCGCCGATGGGCGGCGTCGAGCTGTCGAAGGACGATGCTGCCGCCGTCTCCGCCTACGTCTGGGCGCTCGGCCACTAG
- a CDS encoding tlde1 domain-containing protein, whose product MPRNARRDGLRRAVLASAIGTLLLAPGQSFAQPVEATDAGPSAAAAQIADIFSKVGDQLYDECIFELSPEQVDVQQALISAYIEQGASSAVARQLAVKQIQPPKLSAKCEEVRSQPAPAPLPWETTLSVEKKQPKDKSKVAAAPKAAPESVQESAAETPAAATVLAAIKDKQMLPQWDCAANVDFVTISLNGFKRKLTGGEICNPYQDVVREVPASAASFRLGYTIRTGRLFVVSDDPKADGRTIAWAISGRDVCRNNPDPECLAARAVGPLPPGEYTFSAEKERRVSWGPKTKRNVAGIWLRKLANKERYSKAQTKAILARGNIAIHVRLKGEMSEACIGLEPKGWAYVAQLIKDGRATGVTVYVDEPHPQVAEAPPIVEGSSFSLTSLFK is encoded by the coding sequence ATGCCTCGAAATGCGCGCAGGGATGGGCTGCGTCGGGCGGTGCTCGCTTCCGCCATCGGCACCCTGTTGCTTGCCCCCGGCCAGAGCTTCGCCCAACCGGTTGAAGCCACCGACGCCGGGCCATCGGCCGCGGCTGCCCAGATTGCCGACATCTTCTCCAAGGTCGGTGACCAGCTCTATGACGAGTGTATCTTCGAGCTCTCGCCCGAGCAGGTCGACGTTCAGCAGGCACTGATCAGTGCCTACATCGAGCAGGGCGCGAGCAGCGCCGTCGCCCGCCAGCTGGCAGTGAAGCAGATCCAGCCGCCGAAGTTGTCCGCCAAGTGCGAGGAGGTGCGCAGTCAGCCGGCGCCCGCGCCGCTGCCGTGGGAGACCACCCTCTCGGTCGAGAAGAAGCAGCCGAAGGATAAATCGAAGGTTGCCGCGGCGCCGAAGGCTGCGCCGGAATCGGTGCAGGAATCCGCAGCCGAGACGCCGGCGGCGGCGACGGTGCTCGCCGCAATCAAAGACAAGCAGATGCTGCCGCAGTGGGACTGCGCAGCCAACGTCGACTTCGTGACGATCAGCCTCAACGGGTTCAAGCGCAAGTTGACCGGTGGCGAGATCTGCAATCCGTACCAGGACGTCGTGCGCGAGGTGCCGGCCTCGGCGGCGAGCTTCAGGCTCGGCTACACTATACGAACGGGGCGCCTGTTCGTCGTCTCCGACGATCCCAAGGCCGACGGACGGACCATCGCCTGGGCCATCTCCGGCCGCGACGTCTGCCGCAACAATCCCGACCCCGAATGTCTCGCGGCGCGTGCGGTCGGACCTCTGCCTCCGGGCGAGTACACGTTTTCGGCTGAGAAAGAGCGGCGCGTGAGCTGGGGACCGAAGACCAAGCGCAACGTCGCCGGCATCTGGCTGCGCAAACTCGCGAACAAGGAGCGCTACAGCAAAGCGCAGACCAAGGCGATCCTCGCGCGCGGCAACATCGCTATTCATGTTCGACTGAAAGGCGAGATGTCGGAAGCGTGCATCGGCCTCGAGCCGAAGGGCTGGGCCTACGTCGCACAGCTGATCAAGGATGGCCGCGCCACCGGCGTCACCGTCTACGTCGACGAACCGCATCCGCAGGTCGCCGAGGCACCGCCCATTGTCGAGGGCTCGTCGTTCTCGCTCACCTCGCTCTTCAAATAG
- a CDS encoding aminotransferase class I/II-fold pyridoxal phosphate-dependent enzyme, translating to MRRSQRFDDMPGYTGVMKHRAIADRFGFSDPFYQCHSPSRTPHIVVEGRTLLNFSAYDYLGLNGHAAVSAAAKAAIDQYGTSVSASRIVAGDIELHRELEAALAEHYRTEAALTFVSGHATNVSTLAALTEPGDLILHDELAHNSILVGAKLSGATVAAFRHNDLNSLERLLQRERDSHKNVLIAVEGLYSMDGDMADLRGLIALKQRYGAWLMVDEAHGFGVLGRTGHGIAEAAGVDPAAVDIWMGTLSKALAACGGYICGSHALVELLKFRAAGQVYSVGLSPPVAAAALAALKLAHAEPERVQRLQANGRMFLSEARRLGLDTATCQGYAICPVMVGDIVSAGRITDRMLKRGIYVLPIIYPAVPIKAARLRFFLTSEHTPEQISTALSITAEELAAL from the coding sequence ATGCGACGCTCGCAGCGGTTCGACGACATGCCCGGCTACACCGGCGTCATGAAACACCGCGCCATCGCCGATCGGTTCGGGTTCAGCGATCCGTTCTACCAGTGCCATTCGCCGAGCCGCACGCCACATATTGTCGTCGAGGGACGCACGCTCCTCAATTTCTCGGCGTACGACTACCTCGGCCTCAACGGTCACGCGGCTGTTTCCGCTGCTGCGAAGGCTGCGATCGACCAGTACGGCACCTCGGTCTCGGCAAGCCGCATCGTCGCCGGCGACATCGAACTGCACCGCGAGCTGGAAGCGGCGCTGGCCGAACACTATCGAACGGAAGCCGCGCTCACCTTCGTCAGCGGCCACGCGACCAACGTGTCGACTCTCGCCGCCCTCACCGAGCCGGGCGACCTCATCCTGCACGACGAGCTCGCCCACAACAGCATCCTCGTCGGCGCCAAGCTGTCGGGCGCCACGGTCGCCGCCTTCCGCCACAACGATCTCAATTCGCTCGAGCGCCTGCTGCAGCGGGAGCGCGACAGCCACAAGAACGTGCTCATTGCCGTCGAGGGCCTCTATTCGATGGACGGCGACATGGCCGACCTGCGCGGCCTCATCGCTCTCAAGCAGCGCTACGGCGCGTGGCTGATGGTCGACGAGGCGCACGGCTTCGGGGTCCTCGGGCGTACGGGCCACGGCATCGCCGAGGCGGCAGGCGTCGATCCGGCCGCGGTCGATATCTGGATGGGCACGCTGAGCAAGGCACTCGCCGCCTGCGGCGGCTACATCTGCGGCAGCCACGCCCTGGTCGAGCTGTTGAAGTTCCGCGCCGCCGGCCAGGTTTATTCGGTCGGCCTGTCGCCGCCCGTCGCCGCCGCGGCCCTCGCCGCCCTCAAGCTCGCACACGCCGAGCCCGAGCGCGTCCAGCGCCTGCAGGCCAACGGGCGGATGTTTCTGAGCGAGGCGCGACGCCTCGGCCTTGATACGGCGACCTGCCAGGGCTACGCCATCTGCCCGGTTATGGTCGGCGACATCGTCAGCGCCGGGCGCATCACCGACCGGATGCTGAAGCGCGGCATCTACGTTCTGCCGATCATCTATCCGGCGGTACCGATAAAGGCGGCGCGGCTGCGCTTTTTCCTCACGAGCGAGCACACGCCCGAGCAAATCTCGACGGCGCTGAGCATCACCGCCGAAGAACTCGCGGCGCTCTAG
- a CDS encoding TQO small subunit DoxD: MAHAEQATRDSAFTAADFSLAALILLGTRFVQGFIFWGGASRRLIYDYHDVAGVDHAVKLDFDIPGYVAAKLTHAVPGALWVQTPIEWTLSHHDLIVTSVWLWTLAELAVGLGLMFGLVTRLAAFVSIGLNVALMLIFGWMGSTCLDEWTMAVSGVAMSSAVFLAGSGAYALDNRFFVQTHAGDRRPWVPWITSGPLPAQDVRKLAVWLSVGCIAFTVLSYHILFGAVVSPLHSRTNFHRHHIALSAPMVAADGSVTFDAYVNAGPDTGAAYIVAASLLDGSGQTLAKWDGAALAALGPTAIENKYSYAWASQFRPERIGFSGQTGARAKITLPPTTLQPADGPTRILVLEAIDDSVWRSVAGGGQPLP, encoded by the coding sequence ATGGCGCACGCAGAGCAGGCGACGCGGGACAGCGCGTTCACGGCGGCGGATTTCTCGCTCGCTGCCCTCATCCTTCTCGGCACGCGCTTCGTGCAGGGCTTCATCTTCTGGGGTGGTGCCAGCCGCCGGCTGATCTACGACTATCACGACGTCGCCGGCGTCGATCACGCGGTGAAGCTCGACTTCGACATCCCCGGCTACGTGGCGGCGAAATTGACCCACGCGGTACCTGGCGCGCTGTGGGTGCAGACGCCGATCGAGTGGACGCTCAGCCACCACGACCTGATCGTAACCTCGGTGTGGCTGTGGACGCTTGCCGAGCTCGCGGTGGGACTGGGCCTGATGTTCGGTCTCGTCACGCGCCTCGCCGCTTTCGTCAGCATCGGGCTCAACGTCGCGCTGATGCTGATCTTCGGCTGGATGGGCTCGACCTGCCTCGACGAATGGACGATGGCCGTATCGGGCGTCGCCATGAGTTCGGCGGTATTTCTCGCCGGCAGCGGCGCCTACGCGCTCGACAATCGCTTCTTCGTGCAGACGCACGCCGGCGATCGGCGGCCCTGGGTGCCTTGGATCACCAGCGGCCCGCTCCCCGCCCAGGACGTTCGCAAGCTGGCGGTATGGCTCAGCGTCGGCTGCATCGCCTTCACCGTGCTGAGCTATCACATTCTCTTCGGCGCGGTCGTCTCGCCGCTGCACTCGCGCACCAACTTCCACCGCCACCACATCGCCCTGTCGGCGCCGATGGTCGCGGCCGACGGCAGCGTAACCTTCGATGCGTACGTCAATGCGGGTCCCGACACGGGCGCGGCCTACATCGTCGCCGCCTCGCTGCTCGACGGCTCGGGCCAGACGCTGGCGAAGTGGGACGGCGCGGCGCTCGCAGCCCTCGGCCCCACGGCGATCGAGAACAAGTATTCCTACGCCTGGGCGTCGCAGTTCCGCCCCGAGCGCATCGGCTTCAGCGGCCAGACGGGCGCGCGCGCCAAGATCACGCTACCGCCGACGACGCTTCAGCCGGCCGACGGGCCGACCCGCATCCTCGTGCTCGAAGCCATAGACGACAGTGTCTGGCGCTCGGTCGCCGGCGGAGGTCAACCGTTGCCCTAG
- a CDS encoding YidB family protein produces MGILDDALKQFTQGGGGNASQPLVVILQELLVGKPQQPGVRQASPQQEAEVPQSSAAPQGGAGAGGLGGLLAQLQAAGLDDAVKSWIGTGQNKPVQPEDLGDALGKRAVTQMADKAGCSQQDLLSQLAAALPGIIDKLTQDGRVPTQAEINQRIRGQ; encoded by the coding sequence ATGGGAATTCTCGACGACGCACTAAAGCAGTTTACGCAGGGCGGCGGTGGTAACGCCTCACAGCCGTTGGTGGTGATTCTGCAGGAGCTGCTGGTCGGCAAGCCGCAGCAGCCCGGCGTGCGTCAGGCTTCGCCGCAGCAAGAAGCCGAGGTGCCGCAATCAAGTGCTGCCCCGCAGGGCGGTGCCGGCGCCGGCGGACTCGGCGGATTGCTCGCCCAGTTACAAGCGGCCGGTCTCGATGACGCGGTGAAGTCGTGGATCGGCACGGGCCAGAACAAGCCTGTGCAGCCCGAAGACCTTGGTGATGCGCTCGGTAAGCGAGCCGTGACGCAGATGGCCGACAAGGCCGGATGCAGTCAGCAGGATCTTCTGTCGCAGCTGGCGGCTGCGCTCCCGGGCATCATCGACAAGCTCACGCAGGATGGGCGTGTCCCCACCCAGGCGGAGATCAACCAGCGCATTCGGGGCCAGTAG
- a CDS encoding cupin domain-containing protein, producing the protein MNDRRSMGSFDIAEIAASLPEHATTLLVDRYLTDRPSASARVFRVYRPTPPHYHAQCDEYLYVFSGRGTFWMGEASTKAEFGPGELLHFERGTVHALPDILEEPLVFLSIDTPRRDPKDVIFVDPKDGTPESFIQQSGGY; encoded by the coding sequence ATGAACGACCGGCGCAGCATGGGCAGCTTCGACATCGCCGAGATCGCCGCCTCGCTGCCCGAGCACGCGACGACCCTGCTGGTCGACCGCTATCTGACCGACCGCCCGTCGGCAAGCGCGCGGGTGTTCCGCGTCTATAGGCCGACGCCGCCCCACTACCACGCGCAATGCGATGAATATCTGTACGTTTTCTCCGGACGCGGCACCTTCTGGATGGGCGAGGCCTCGACCAAGGCCGAGTTCGGGCCGGGCGAGCTTTTGCATTTCGAGCGCGGCACCGTGCACGCGCTACCCGACATTCTGGAGGAGCCGCTGGTGTTCTTGTCGATCGATACACCGCGGCGCGATCCGAAGGACGTGATCTTCGTCGATCCGAAGGACGGCACGCCCGAAAGCTTCATCCAGCAAAGCGGCGGCTACTGA
- a CDS encoding potassium channel family protein, giving the protein MLKPNPKPTGIVETLRYFYESDARTAQRFRYALVAFDIVTILFIVATSFMPNNPVLERLDIAFGIVILADFLARLAISRNRLRELVHPASLADMAAIVSFLAPVAGEAAGFLRILRTVRLLHTYELLARLRQDSRWFRRNEEVILATVNLAVFLFIMSGIVYASQYGRNPGINNYVDALYFTVTALTTTGFGDITLQGTFGRFISIVIMILGVTLFLMLVRVLVAPHKVRFRCPTCALMRHDSDAVHCKACGTTLQIPDEGS; this is encoded by the coding sequence ATGCTGAAGCCAAACCCGAAGCCCACCGGCATCGTCGAGACGCTGCGCTATTTCTATGAATCAGATGCGCGCACTGCCCAGCGCTTCCGCTACGCACTTGTGGCCTTCGACATCGTCACGATCCTGTTCATCGTCGCGACGTCGTTCATGCCGAATAACCCCGTGCTCGAACGGCTCGACATCGCCTTCGGCATCGTGATCCTCGCCGACTTCCTGGCGCGATTGGCAATCAGCCGCAACCGCTTGCGCGAGCTGGTACACCCAGCCTCGCTCGCCGATATGGCAGCCATCGTCTCGTTTCTCGCTCCCGTGGCCGGGGAAGCGGCGGGCTTCCTGCGAATCCTACGCACGGTCCGTCTCCTACACACCTACGAGCTGCTCGCCAGGCTACGACAGGACAGCCGCTGGTTCCGCCGCAACGAGGAGGTCATCCTCGCCACCGTCAATCTCGCCGTGTTCCTGTTCATCATGAGCGGCATCGTTTACGCGAGCCAATACGGGCGAAACCCCGGCATCAACAACTACGTCGATGCGCTCTACTTCACGGTCACCGCGCTGACCACGACGGGCTTCGGCGACATCACGCTCCAAGGCACGTTCGGCCGCTTCATCTCGATCGTCATCATGATCCTCGGCGTGACGTTGTTCTTGATGCTGGTGCGCGTGCTGGTGGCACCGCACAAGGTACGCTTCCGTTGCCCCACCTGCGCGCTCATGCGCCACGACTCCGATGCCGTGCATTGCAAGGCCTGCGGCACGACCCTGCAGATCCCCGACGAAGGAAGTTGA
- a CDS encoding LssY C-terminal domain-containing protein → MRLLIRTLQRIAIFAIGAISIWLIVFVVFDFADAELPIYFALLATYAIGAYVILPYAVRMGLKVLQRRRVPSFTLAADGLPADPVNLVLVGTLDELRAAFASIGWVEADKLNLRSSWRMAKSFLFNRPYPTAPFSTLFLFGRGQDIGFQKAIGDSPRKRHHVRFWGRSMHDVADVDSASFWLNTDVPPPGASVPWVGAGTRDTGFGLTSLTFQITHATDSDTNAERNYIMGELRDADAIGDVVSVEAGDRVAGHHVNHYITDGDVAVAPLGKGAALPTG, encoded by the coding sequence GTGAGACTGCTGATCCGTACACTGCAGCGCATCGCCATCTTCGCCATCGGCGCGATCAGCATCTGGCTGATCGTTTTCGTCGTCTTCGACTTCGCCGATGCGGAGCTGCCCATCTATTTCGCGCTGCTCGCGACATACGCGATCGGCGCCTACGTGATCCTGCCGTACGCGGTGCGCATGGGGCTCAAGGTTTTGCAGCGCCGTCGCGTTCCCAGCTTTACGCTCGCCGCCGACGGGCTGCCGGCCGATCCGGTCAATCTCGTCCTCGTTGGCACGCTGGATGAGCTGCGCGCCGCCTTCGCCTCGATCGGGTGGGTGGAAGCCGACAAGCTGAACCTCAGAAGCTCGTGGCGCATGGCGAAGTCGTTCTTGTTCAACCGGCCGTATCCCACGGCGCCGTTCTCGACGCTGTTCCTGTTCGGGCGGGGGCAGGACATCGGTTTTCAGAAAGCGATCGGCGACAGTCCGCGGAAGCGTCATCACGTGCGCTTCTGGGGACGCAGCATGCACGACGTGGCCGATGTCGACAGTGCAAGCTTCTGGCTCAACACCGACGTGCCGCCTCCCGGTGCAAGCGTTCCTTGGGTCGGCGCCGGCACGCGCGACACCGGTTTCGGGCTGACCAGCCTGACGTTCCAGATCACGCACGCCACGGATTCCGATACCAACGCCGAGCGCAACTACATCATGGGCGAACTGCGCGATGCCGACGCCATCGGTGACGTCGTCTCGGTAGAGGCGGGCGACCGTGTCGCGGGGCATCACGTCAACCATTACATCACCGACGGGGACGTGGCCGTGGCGCCGCTGGGCAAGGGCGCCGCGCTGCCGACGGGATAG